In a genomic window of Mus pahari chromosome 8, PAHARI_EIJ_v1.1, whole genome shotgun sequence:
- the Supt16h gene encoding LOW QUALITY PROTEIN: FACT complex subunit SPT16 (The sequence of the model RefSeq protein was modified relative to this genomic sequence to represent the inferred CDS: deleted 2 bases in 1 codon) translates to MAVTLDKDAYYRRVKRLYSNWRKGEDEYASIDAIVVSVGVDEEIVYAKSTALQTWLFGYELTDTIMVFCDDKIIFMASKKKVEFLKQIANTKGNENANGAPAITLLVREKNESNKSSFDKMIEAIKESKNGKKIGVFSKDKFPGEFMKSWSDCLNKEGFDKVDISAVVAYTIAVKEDGELNLMKKAASITSEVFNKFFKERVMEIVDADEKVRHSKLAESVEKAIEEKKKYLAGADPSTVEMCYPPIIQSGGNYNLKFSVVSDKNHMHFGAITCAMGIRFKSYCSNLVRTLMVDPTQEVQENYNFLLQLQEELLKELRHGVKICDVYNSVMDVVKKQKPELLNKITKNLGFGMGIEFREGSLVINSKNQYKLKKGMVFSINLGFSDLTNKEGKKPEEKTYALFIGDTVLVDEDGPATILTSVKKKVKNVGIFLKNEDDEEEEEEKDEAEDLLGRGSRAALLTERTRNEMTAEEKRRAHQKELAAQLNEEAKRRLTEQKGEQQIQKARKSNVSYKNPSLMPKEPHXREMKIYIDKKYETVIMPVFGIATPFHIATIKNISMSVEGDYTYLRINFYCPGSALGRNEGNIFPNPEATFVKEITYRASNMKAPGEQTVPALNLQNAFXIIKEVQKRYKTREAEEKEKEGIVKQDSLVINLNRSNPKLKDXYIRPNIAQKRMQGSLEAHVNGFRFTSVRGDKVDILYNNIKHALFQPCDGEMIIVLHFHLKNAIMFGKKRHTDVQFYTEVGEITTDLGKHQHMHDRDDLYAEQMEREMRHKLKTAFKNFIEKVEALTKEELEFEVPFRDLGFNGAPYRSTCLLQPTSSALVNATEWPPFVVTLDEVELIHFERVQFHLKNFDMVIVYKDYSKKVTMINAIPVASLDPIKEWLNSCDLKYTEGVQSLNWTKIMKTIVDDPEGFFEQGGWSFLEPEGEGSDAEDGDSESEIEDETFNPSEDDYEEEEEDSDEDYSSEAEESDYSKESLGSEEESGKDWDELEEEARKADRESRYEEEEEQSRSMSRKRKASVHSSGRGSNRGSRHSSAPPKKKRK, encoded by the exons AAAGGAGAAGATGAGTATGCCAGTATTGATGCCATTGTTGTATCGGTGGGTGTTGATGAAGAAATTGTGTATGCCAAGTCAACTGCCTTACAG ACATGGCTCTTTGGTTATGAACTAACTGATACAATTATGGTCTTCTGTGATGACAAAATCATCTTCATGGCCAGCAAAAAGAAGGTGGAGTTTCTGAAACAGATTGCCAATACTAAAGGCAATGAGAATGCTAATGGAGCCCCTGCCATCACACTGCTTGTCAGAGAGAAGAACGAAAGTAATAAGAGCAGCTTTGACAAAATGATTGAAGCCATTAAAGAAAGCAAGAATGGCAAGAAAATTGGAGTGTTCAGCAAAGACAAGTTCCCTGGAGAATTCATGAAGAGCTGGAGTGACTGTCTCAACAAGGAGGGCTTTGACAAA GTAGACATCAGCGCTGTTGTGGCATACACCATTGCTGTGAAAGAGGATGGTGAGCTCAACCTGATGAAGAAAGCAGCCAGCATCACCTCTGAGGTCTTCAACAAGTTCTTTAAGGAAAGAGTCATGGAAATAGTGGATGCAGATGAG AAAGTTCGGCATAGCAAATTGGCTGAGTCTGTGGAAAAGgccatagaagaaaaa aaaaaatacctagcTGGGGCAGATCCTTCTACTGTGGAAATGTGTTACCCTCCTATCATTCAGAGTGGTGGCAACTATAACCTCAAGTTCAGTGTGGTGAG TGATAAGAATCATATGCATTTTGGGGCCATTACTTGTGCCATGGGCATTCGCTTTAAATCTTACTGCTCCAACCTTGTTCGCACTCTGATGGTTGATCCCACTCAGGAAGTTCAAGAAAATTACAACTTTTTACTTCAACTTCAAGAGGAGTTGCTAAAGGAATTAAGACAT GGTGTGAAGATATGTGATGTGTATAACTCTGTCATGGATGTGGttaagaagcagaagccagaatTGCTGAACAAAATTACAAAGAACCTagg atttgggATGGGCATTGAATTTCGTGAAGGCTCTCTAGTAATCAATAGTAAAAATCAGTACAAGctaaagaaag GGATGGTTTTTAGCATCAACCTAGGATTTTCAGACCTGACTAACAAAGAAGGGAAAAAGCCAGAAGAGAAAACCTATGCCCTGTTCATTGGTGACACGGTGCTTGTAGATGAG GATGGTCCAGCCACTATTCTTACTTCtgtgaaaaagaaagtaaagaatgtGGGGATTTTCCTGAAG AATGaggatgatgaagaggaggaagaagaaaaagatgaggcAGAGGACCTTTTGGGAAGAGGCTCTAGGGCGGCATTACTTACTGAAAGAACAAGG AATGAGATGACTGCAGAAGAGAAGCGAAGAGCACATCAGAAGGAACTGGCAGCACAGCTCAACGAGGAAGCGAAGAGGAGGCTCACGGAGCAGAAAGGGGAACAGCAGATTCAGAA AGCTCGAAAATCTAATGTGTCCTATAAAAACCCATCTCTGATGCCTAAGGAACCACATATNCGAGAGATGAAGATCTATATTGATAAGAAATATGAGACTGTGATAATGCCTGTGTTTGGCATTGCCACACCCTTCCACATTGCCACAATCAAG AACATAAGTATGTCTGTCGAAGGAGACTATACTTACTTGCGAATCAACTTCTATTGTCCAGgcagtgctctgggcaggaaTGAGGGCAACATCTTTCCTAACCCTGAAGCCACTTTTGTCAAGGAAAT TACATACCGAGCTTCAAATATGAAAGCACCTGGAGAGCAGACTGTGCCCGCCTTAAATCTTCAGAATGCTTTCNGAATTATAAAAGAAGTACAGAAACGTTACAAGAccagagaagctgaagagaaagaaaaagag GGCATTGTAAAACAAGACTCACTGGTGATCAACCTAAACCGGAGTAATCCAAAACTGAAAGATNTGTACATTCGTCCAAACATTGCCCAAAAAAGAATGCAAGGCTCATTGGAGGCTCATGTCAATG GTTTCCGATTCACATCTGTTCGAGGAGACAAGGTGGATATTCTGTACAATAATATCAAGCATGCACTGTTCCAGCCCTGTGATGGCGAGATGATTATTGTTTTGCACTTTCACCTCAAG AATGCTATCATGTTTGGAAAGAAACGACACACAGATGTACAGTTCTACACAGAAGTTGGAGAGATCACTACAGATTTGGGGAAACATCAACACATGCATGACCGAGATGACCTATATGCTGAGCAGATGGAACGAGAAATGAGACACAAACTGAAAACAGCCTTTAAAAATTTCATTGAAAAAGTAGAGGCTCTAACAAAGGAGGAGCTGGAATTTGAAGTACCTTTTAGGGATCTGGG gtTTAATGGGGCTCCCTACAGGAGTACCTGCCTCCTTCAGCCCACTAGTAGTGCCCTGGTCAATGCTACAGAGTGG CCACCCTTTGTGGTGACACTGGATGAAGTGGAGCTGATTCATTTTGAGAGGGTCCAATTTCACCTGAAGAACTTTGATATGGTGATTGTCTACAAGGATTACAGCAAGAAAGTCACGATGATCAATGCTATTCCTGTTGCCTCTCTAGACCCTATCAAGGAGTGGCTGAA TTCCTGTGACCTAAAGTACACAGAAGGAGTTCAGTCTCTCAACTGGACTAAAATCATGAAGACCATTGTTGATGACCCCGAGGGCTTCTTTGAACAAGGTGGCTG GTCTTTCCTGGAACCTGAGGGTGAGGGGAGTGATGCTGAGGATGGAGACTCGGAGTCTGAAATTGAAGATGAGACTTTCAATCCTTCTGAAGATGActatgaagaggaagaagaggacagtGATGAAGATTATTCATCAGAAGCTGAAGAATCAGACTATTCTAAGGAATCTCTGGGAAGTGAAGAAGAAAGCGGGAAAGACTGGGATGAGCTAGAAGAAGAAGCGCGAAAAGCGGACCGGGAAAGCCGttatgaggaggaagaagaacagagcCGAAGTATGAGCCGGAAGAGGAAGGCATCTGTACATAGTTCAGGCCGTGGCTCTAACCGTGGTTCCAGACACAGCTCTGCACCCccgaagaaaaagagaaagtaa